The proteins below come from a single Aegilops tauschii subsp. strangulata cultivar AL8/78 chromosome 6, Aet v6.0, whole genome shotgun sequence genomic window:
- the LOC109766072 gene encoding uncharacterized protein — protein MNFHDVHTLQQALDVAPLPRLRTAQDRTYHAERQNRLLVAHEDERVMAEWRQHHPEDVTYEQAYWARRREEETQRRRAEWLDRRRRKALALSQCEIVENGGETIFASYDDRWEDMWLDTSDQTNEDGDDDDDDDWE, from the coding sequence ATGAACTTCCACGACGTCCACACGCTGCAGCAGGCGCTGGATGTCGCCCCGCTGCCTCGTCTTCGCACGGCACAAGACCGTACGTATCACGCTGAGCGGCAGAACCGCCTCCTCGTCGCCCATGAGGACGAGCGGGTCATGGCGGAGTGGCGCCAGCACCACCCGGAGGACGTCACCTACGAGCAAGCCTACTGGGCAAGGCGCCGCGAGGAGGAGACGCAAAGGCGCCGCGCTGAGTGGTTGGACAGGCGTCGGCGGAAGGCCCTGGCGCTATCCCAGTGCGAAATCGTTGAGAATGGTGGTGAGACGATCTTTGCGTCTTATGATGATCGTTGGGAAGACATGTGGCTCGATACCTCGGACCAGACCAACGAGGATGGCGACGATGACGATGACGACGACTGGGAGTAG